The DNA segment CCTGGTGCTGGAGGCCCTCGCCGTTGAGCGTGGTGCGTCCCGCGGTGCCGCCGAGCATGAAGCCGCGCGCGCGGATGTCGCCGGCGGCCCAGATCAGGTCGCCCACGCGCTGGAAGCCGAACATCGAGTAGTAGATGAAGAACGGGATCATGTTGACCCCGTGCGTGGCGTACGCCGTGCCGGCCGCGATGAACGACGCCATCGATCCGGCTTCGGTGAGGCCCTCCTCGAGGATCTGCCCGTCCTTCGCTTCCTTGTAGTAGAGGAGCTGGTCGCTGTCGATCGGCTCGTACAACTGGCCGGTGGCCGAGTAGATGCCCACCTGCCTGAACAGCGCCTCCATGCCGAAGGTGCGCGCCTCGTCTGGCACGATCGGCACCACCAGCTTGCCGAACTCCTTGTCGCGCAGCATCTTGGTCAGCATGCGCACGAACGCCATCGTCGTGGAGATGGCGCGGCCGTCCGAGCCGCCGAGGAATTCGGCGAACGCCTCGTCCAGGCCCTCGAATGCGAGCGTGTCCGTGGTGGGGCGGCGCTGCGGCAGGTAGCCGCCCAGCTGTTCGCGCCGCTGACGCATGTACGTCATCTCGGCGCTGTCGTCAGCCGGTTTGTAGAACGGCATCTTGACGACATCGTCGTCGCTGAGCGGGATGTTGAAGCGCGTGCGGAAGGTGAGCGCCTCTTCTTCGTTCAGCTTCTTCTGCTGGTGCGTGGGGTTCTTGCCTTCCCCCGTCTCGCCGAGGCCATAGCCCTTGATCGTGCGGGCGAGCACCACGGTGGGCCTGCCCTTGGTCTCGACGGCGGCCTTGTAGGCGGCGTAGACCTTCTCGGGATCGTGCCCGCCGAGCCGCAGCTTCCTGAGCTGATCGTCGGAAAGGTGCTTCACCAGATCGAGGAGTTCCGGGTACTTGCCGAAGAACGCCTTGCGCACGTACGCGCCGTCGGAGACCGAGAGGCGCTGGTACTCGCCGTCGACGATCTCGCCCATGCGGCGCGCCAGCAGGCCCGTCTTGTCGCGCGCGAGGAGGTCGTCCCACTCGCTGCCCCAGATCACCTTGATGACGTTCCAGCCGGCGCCACGGAACGCGCCTTCGAGCTCCTGGATCACCGAGCCGTTGCCGCGCACGGGGCCGTCGAGGCGCTGCAGGTTGCAGTTGATGACGAAGATCAGGTTGTCGAGCTTCTCGCGCGACCCGAGCGTGATGGCGCCGAGCGTCTCGGGCTCGTCGGTCTCGCCGTCGCCGAGGAACGCCCACACCTTGTTCCCCGTGGTCTTCTTGAGGCCGCGCGCTTCCATGTAGCGCCAGAAGCGGGCCTGGTAGATCGCCATGATGGGGCCGAGGCCCATCGACACCGTTGGCACCTGCCAGAAATCGGGCATGAGCCACGGGTGCGGATACGAGGAGAGTCCGCCGCCATCGGCCAGTTCGCGACGGAAGTTCCCGAGCTGTGCCTGCGAGAGGCGGCCTTCGAGGAACGCGCGTGCGTACATGCCCGGCGACGCGTGACCCTGGAAGAAGACCAGATCGCCGCCCTCGGGATGGTCGGGGCCCTTGAAGAAGTGGTTGAAGCCCACTTCGTAGAGCGTGGCCGACGAGGCGAACGTCGAGATGTGGCCGCCGATGCCGTCGGAGTTCTTGTTGGCCCGCACCACCATGGCCATCGCGTTCCAGCGCACGAGGCTCTTGATGCGGCGCTCGATCTCGCGGCTGCCGGGGAACGGCGTCTGCGCGCCCGGCGCGATGGTGTTGATGTACGGCGTCTGCGCCACGAAGGGCAGCGGCACGCCCTTCAGTCGTGCGTACGACTCGAGGGCGTCGAGCAGTTGCGACACCCGCTCGGGTCCGCCGTGCTGGATGACCCACTCGAGCGAGTCGAGCCACTCCTGGGTTTCAATCGCGGTCGTGTCCTGGACGTCCTGAGGGCCGTTGGTCATGGAATTCTGAGTCCTGTGGCCAGGCGGGCTGGCCCGCGGGATCCGCATCCGGGCCCCGCCGGGGTATGAACAATTGCTTACATTATCATTCGCTGATGACACGTACCAGTCGCCTGCTCCGGCATCTCGCTCTCGGCCTGTTCGCGGGGGGCGCGATTGCGTGTCAACCCGCGTCGACGCCACCGGGCGATGCGGCCCCGTCCCCACCGGCGCAGGCGTCGCGTGCGGCCGGCGACCTGGCCGTGAAGGCCGCGCGCTTCGCGCCGGCCGAGATCGCCGCCGACGTCTCCGGTCTGCCCGAGAGCGAGCGCGATGCCCTCCGTCACCTGATCGAGGCAGGACGGATCATCGACGGTCTCTTCCTGCGCCAGGTCTGGGCGGGCGGGCCGGCGATGCTGCTGCAGTTGCAGCACGATTCGTCGGCCGAAGGACTCGCGCGGCTGCGCTACTTCCTGTTGAACAAGGGCCCGTGGTCGCGCCTGGACGGCGATGCGCCCTTCATCGCCGGCGTGGGCGACAAGCCGGGCGGCGCCAACTTCTATCCGGCTGGCGCCACGCGCGCGGAGGTCGAGTCGTGGTTCGCGTCGCTGCCGCCGGCCGCGCGCGCGCAGGCGCAGGGCTTCTTCACGACGATCCGTCGCGGCCCCGATGGCAGGTTCCTCGCCGTGCCGTACGCCGTCGAGTACCAGGGTGAGCTCGTGCTCGCCGCGGCGCACCTGCGCGCGGCGGCAGCGTCCACCACGCAGCCGACGCTGAAGCGCTTCCTCGAGACACGCGCCGACGCGTTCCTGAGCAACGACTACTACTCGTCCGACGTGGCGTGGATGGAACTCGATGCCTCGATCGAGCCGACGATCGGGCCGTACGAGGTCTACGAAGACACGTGGTTCGCGGCCAAGGCGGCGTACGAGGCCTTCATCACGCTGCGCGACGATGAGGAGACGGCGAAGCTGGCGAAGTTCTCGGCGCACCTCCAGGGGCTGGAGGATCGACTGCCGATCGACCCGTCGCTCCGCAACCCGAAGCTCGGTGCCCTCTCCCCCATCCGCGTCGTCAACGTGGTCTACAGCTCCGGCGACGGCAATCGCGGCGTGCAGACCGCGGCGTTCAACCTGCCGAACGACGAGCGCGTGCTGGCCGAGAAGGGCGCCAAGCGCACGATGCTGAAGAACACGCAGGAGGCCAAGTTCAGGCTGGTGCTGCAGCCGATCGCGACGTACGCGCTGCCGGAGGCCGACCGCGGCCGCGTGCAGTTCGACGCGTTCTTCACGCACATCCTGATGCACGAACTGATGCACGGCCTCGGTCCGAACGCCATCACCGTCGGCGGCCGCAAAACGACGGTGCGCGCGGAGTTGAAGGAAACCTATTCGACGCTCGAAGAAGCCAAGGCCGACATCTCCGGTCTCTGGGCGCTGCAGACGCTCGTGGACGATGGGGTGATCGACAAGGGGCTGGCCGACACGATGTACACGACGTTCCTCGCGTCGACGTTCAGGTCGATCCGCTTCGGCACATCGTCTGCGCATGGCCGCGGCATCGCGATTCAGCTCAACGCGCTGCTCGACGCCGGTGCAGTCGTGGTCGATGACGATGGGACGTTCCGCGTGGAACCGACGAAGATCCGCCAAGCCGTGCAGGCGCTCACGACCGAGATCATGACGGTGCAGGCCAAGGGCGACTACCCGGCGGCGAAGGCGCTGCTGGCCCGCGCCGTGATCAGGCCGCCCGTCCAGGCCATCCTCGACCGCCTGACCGACGTCCCCGTCGACATCGAGCCGCGCTTCACCACGGCGGACACGTTGATGGCGAAGTGACGGAGCGGCCATTCATCCGTCGACATCCCGCTGCAACGCGTCGATGGCGTCGAGCACCGTGTTGAGGCGTTCGCCGAACGGCGTCAGGTGATATTCCACGCGCGGCGGGACTTCGGGATACGCCTCGCGCACGAGGACGCCGTAGCGCACCAGCTTCGCGAGCCGCTCGTACAGCACCTTCCGCGTGAGCCCCTCCGTCGTGCGCACGAGCGCGCCGGGACGGTGCACGCCCGCGCGCACCTGCTCCAGGACGTGCAGCGTCCACTTGCAGCCGACGACGTCCTCGACGATGGCTCGGACGCTGGGTTGCGTCCCGCTCGTCTCGTTCGCGCGTGAGTCGATGGTCACCATCTGGTACCTATGTCACGCATTTGTGCGTGCTGTTCAGCCTCACCGGCCGCCGCTAGCATCGCGGCAGGAGGTTGATCATGACATCACAAGTGACGTGTTTCGCATTCTACCTGTTGGTCATCGCCGGCTTCACCCCGGCCCCGCTCTTCGCGCAAGCATCCGGTTACAAGAACGCCGACTTCGACATCACGGCGGCCTCTGTGACGCACCTTGCCGACCTCGACATGCTCGTGTTCGAGCAGCAGGTGGCGGGCACCGCCGGGCGGACGACGCCCAGGCCGAACGGCACGCTCGACGGCGCGCCGGTGCTCGGCCACGTCTTCCCCACTTCGCTGGCGCCGACGGCCGTCGGCTTCGGCGCCACTGAGGGCATCCTCGCGCTCGCGGTGACGTCGCACCCGGACTTCGACGACACGCCGCTGTGGGACGAGAACGGCGACGGCAACTACGGCAACGATGGCGTCACGTGGCACACGCACTGGGTGGTGCTCGGCGAGGACAAGCGTGTCCCCGGCGGGCTGAGCGTGAAGGAGTTCCGCAAGACCGATGCCGTCGTCCTGCCGCCCACCAATCCCGGCATGCCGATGTACATGGACTCGCCCGGCTTCGCCGTGGCGACGCGCGCGAACACGCTCCGCGTCCTCGTCCCCGTGTCGCGCATGAAATTCGGCGCAGGCGGTCCGTCGTTCAAGTTCGACGCCGTCACCTGCTACATGCGCGTGTCGGCACCTGCTGACGGGCACGGCAACGCCAGTGACAAACCCATGCTCGGCGTGTACGAAGTGTTCGACGTCCTCTCAGGCAACCTGACCCTGCCGTACACCGTCACGCGCAAGCCGTAGCCGTCGCCCCCCTGATTCGCACATGGCCGCCGGATTTCATCCGGCGGTCGGTCACCAAGGCTCTGTGCCCCGTGGCGCGGATTGTCCTTGCGGGCTCCTTGATCGCATCTGATACGTGACGCATGATGCCGTCATGGCTCAGGTGAAACGTCAGCCCGTGCTCGCAACGCAGGCGGGGCGACGTGCACAGACACGTCGCATGGGCGCCGGACACGACCCTGAACACGCACTTCCGGCATCGGTCTCCGAGCGTCTCCTGACGATCGCGCGTCAGCACCAGGCGCTCCCCACGCTCGACGACCGGCCTGCCGACGTCATCCTCGGGTACGACGAGCAGGGACTTCCACAGTAGACGACCTCAACCGCGTATCGCCCGCACGATCGGCGAACATTCACTCCAACTGCCCACGCAGATCGGTGCTGCATGGTCACGTCACCCTGTTCGGTTGGAGCCGACAGACGCCAGCGTACGCGCACAGGGCGGATAGCCCTGGCTGGCGGCCACGGCGAGGATGCCGTCGATGACCGCGACGAGCGCGTCGGCCGGGGCCTCGGCGCCGTTTGCCTGCAGTGCGTGCGCCGCCTCTCGAAAGAGTGTCAGCGACGACACGAGCTTGGTCGCATCGATCGGCGAGCCCATCAGCGCATCGAGACTGGTACCGGGCCGGCGCAGCGCCTCCACAATCGCCTCGACAGTCTCGCGGTAGCGCACGCCAAGGACGGGATGGTGCAGGTACGCGATCGCCTCGTCGAGGTCGGCGATGGCGTAGCGGCGCGACATCGCCGAAGATCCCAGCCCCGCGATCTGCGGCAGGATGTACCACACCCAGTGTCCGGTCTTCGCGCCAGCCCGGATCTCTGCGAGGGCCTCGTCGTAGGAGTCTTCCTGCGCGTGCGTGAACCGATCGAGGCCGAGCGCCGAGCGACGCTTGATGAGCACTTCGAGGAAGCCCCGGTCGATCGCATCCTGCGGACGAAAGGTGTCCTTCGTCCGAATGAGCATCGCAGGGCTGGCAATGGGGATCGCCACATCGTCGATCACACGCGTGTCGGCGTCGGCCGCGACGTCCGCGTACGTCAGTCCGCAGGCCCGCCCCATGAGGTCGACAATGATCTCGTCGGCAACGCGAACAACCACATGGTCCCTGACGTCGTGGTCTCGGACCTCCGCGGCGGCATTGTCTGCAAGAACGCTCAGGCCCTGCTTGACCCTG comes from the Acidobacteriota bacterium genome and includes:
- the aceE gene encoding pyruvate dehydrogenase (acetyl-transferring), homodimeric type, whose product is MTNGPQDVQDTTAIETQEWLDSLEWVIQHGGPERVSQLLDALESYARLKGVPLPFVAQTPYINTIAPGAQTPFPGSREIERRIKSLVRWNAMAMVVRANKNSDGIGGHISTFASSATLYEVGFNHFFKGPDHPEGGDLVFFQGHASPGMYARAFLEGRLSQAQLGNFRRELADGGGLSSYPHPWLMPDFWQVPTVSMGLGPIMAIYQARFWRYMEARGLKKTTGNKVWAFLGDGETDEPETLGAITLGSREKLDNLIFVINCNLQRLDGPVRGNGSVIQELEGAFRGAGWNVIKVIWGSEWDDLLARDKTGLLARRMGEIVDGEYQRLSVSDGAYVRKAFFGKYPELLDLVKHLSDDQLRKLRLGGHDPEKVYAAYKAAVETKGRPTVVLARTIKGYGLGETGEGKNPTHQQKKLNEEEALTFRTRFNIPLSDDDVVKMPFYKPADDSAEMTYMRQRREQLGGYLPQRRPTTDTLAFEGLDEAFAEFLGGSDGRAISTTMAFVRMLTKMLRDKEFGKLVVPIVPDEARTFGMEALFRQVGIYSATGQLYEPIDSDQLLYYKEAKDGQILEEGLTEAGSMASFIAAGTAYATHGVNMIPFFIYYSMFGFQRVGDLIWAAGDIRARGFMLGGTAGRTTLNGEGLQHQDGHSHLIASSVPNCIAYDPAFAYEIAVILKDGLRRMYRDKEAVFYYLTLMNGNYAMPAMPTGVEEGILRGLYRLQSSGLKKPKAHAQLLGSGAILPGVIDAAAMLEKYGVAADVWSVTSYTELQRDCQSVDRWNMLHPGEAPKQSWVGTSLAGAPGVVVTASDYVKLLPHGIDHHIAQPMIALGTDGFGRSESREALRDHFEVDARHVVAATLSLLAREKQIDMKVVRAAFKDLGINPDKLDPARA
- a CDS encoding helix-turn-helix transcriptional regulator — protein: MVTIDSRANETSGTQPSVRAIVEDVVGCKWTLHVLEQVRAGVHRPGALVRTTEGLTRKVLYERLAKLVRYGVLVREAYPEVPPRVEYHLTPFGERLNTVLDAIDALQRDVDG
- a CDS encoding DUF1810 family protein, producing the protein MLIRTKDTFRPQDAIDRGFLEVLIKRRSALGLDRFTHAQEDSYDEALAEIRAGAKTGHWVWYILPQIAGLGSSAMSRRYAIADLDEAIAYLHHPVLGVRYRETVEAIVEALRRPGTSLDALMGSPIDATKLVSSLTLFREAAHALQANGAEAPADALVAVIDGILAVAASQGYPPCARTLASVGSNRTG